The DNA segment GCCTCTTTCCCGCAATTTGATTAATTCGTTCATCAAGCGCGGATGGTTTGCTGGTGCGTTAGAACCAATTAAAACAAGACAATCACTATGTTTTAGGCTCTCTAGGCTGACCATTGATGTACCTGAGCCAAAAACCTTTTTTAACCCCACTGTTGAGGGAGCGTGACACAAATCTGAGCAGTCTGCTAGATTATTGCTACCTAGCGATCGCATGAATAATTGTAGTAGATAGGCAGCTTCATTGGATGAACGTCCAGAACTATAACTAGCAACTCGCGCTGGTGGGAAATTAAAGGCTTGTGTAGCGATTTGGTAAACTTCTTCCCAGCTAATACGTTGATAATGGGATGAGCCTGATCTGAGAATTAAAGGATAACTTAGTCTACCCAAGCGATCGCACTCTTGAGAAGTGAGGTTTTGTAATTCACTGATGCTATGTTCTTGGAAAAACTCTTGTTTAATTCCTGGTTGCAATTCCGCAGCGATCGCCTCTACACTTTTAGCACAGCGTTGTAAATATTCTCCCGCTTCATTCACAAATCCCCCTTTTTGTCCACCCGTACCCCAAGCACAGGATAAACACGCACTTTTATGATTCAGAGTTTGCCATAACTGTAATCCCTGTGGTGAGAGAGTTTGTTCTACCCAATACTGAATCACTGGTAAACCACCCCCAGCCGGATAGCTAGACTTGCTTTCAGATGAGTTATCCATACTTAGCTAAATCTCAACTCGCTTTAATAACTATTATTGCTAAAAATATCTGCCTTCCTGAATTGAAAGGGGTATAGGGGAATGGCACTAAGATAAGCGCAAATCTTTAAGGTATAAGCCTTTTAGGGTGTAAGGGTGTAAGGGTGTAGGGGGGTAAAGTAAACATCTAAATAATTAAATCAAGATACCTCATAAATACTGTTCTTCTCATCACCCCTACACCCAGTCATAGCAAGAGTTTCATGTTTTCTTAGTGCCATTCGGGTATGGGGAAAAGACATCTTTCATATTTGACTGCGAAACTTGCTTCATCGGGACTGCCTTTTTCAATTAGCGTTTTGCCTGCTTTTCAAAATACTGTTGATGTTCCTCTGTTGCTAAGTAATATTCACTCTTGTGCTTAATCTCGGTTACAATATCGAGTTCAAACCTGCCTGATACCTGAACCTTGGCTTTTGACTGCTGCGCCGCTTCTGCTTGCTGCTCATTGTGAAAAAAGATCACAGACCTGTACTGTTCTCCTTTATCTGGCCCCTGGCGGTTTAGGGTTGTCGGGTCATGAATATCCCAAAAAACTGCTAACAAATCTTCATAACTAACAAGTTGAGGGTCATATTCTATTTGCACCACCTCAGCATGACCAGTTATCCTCGACAACACATCAAGGTAGCAAGGGTTAGGGAAATGCCCTCCCATATAGCCAACTGAGGTTGATACTACCCCTTTTACCTTGCGAAATGCCGCCTCCACGCCCCAAAAACAGCCAGCCCCAAATGTTGCTTTCTCCATAGGTGCTTCTGTACTCCCAATCTTTAATTCCATCTTCTCTATTGCTCCCTGCAAACTGTTATGTAGCTCATCGCAACAAATAGATAATTCATAAAGGTGAGCTTTTTGTCAGGTGGATCTACTTATAATGATTCCAGCATCCACCAATTACCCCCCACTACTTATGGCAATACTTCAATTGATTGAACCTGAAGTTAAAGATTTGGGTGGGTTTGTTGCCCGCCGTAGTCTGCCATATCCACATCGCCAAATGGTCGGGCCATTTATATTTTTTGATCATCTTGGCCCATCTGTTTTACCACCCAACAAAGGTATTGATGTACGACCACATCCTCATATCAATATTGCTACCCTAACTTACTTATTCGATGGTTCTATAATGCACCGCGATAGTTTAGGTATCGTACAAGAGATTCAACCGGGTGCGGTGAACTGGATGACGGCGGGAAAGGGGATTGTACATTCAGAAAGATCGCCCGACTTTGACCGTCACAACGAAGCTAATATTCATGGTATACAAACCTGGATTGCTTTGCCTGTTGAATACGAAGAAACTGAGCCTTGGTTCACTCATTATCCAGATGAAAACCTTCCCACCTGGGACGAGAATAACGTTACCATCAAGCTTATTGCTGGAGAAGCACATGGTTATACCTCACCTGTAAAAGTTTTTTCACCCATCCTCTATTTAGATGGGCTGCTATCTGCCAATGGTCACTTCACTATTCCTACTGGTTATTCAGAGAGAGCAGTATACAGTGTTACAGAAGGACTGAGTATTAATGATCAACCTCTAGAGCCATATCGCCTCGCCATCCTAGAGTCAGGCCACGAGGTCAAGGTTTCTGCTACTGACACAGCTCGGTGTATTGTGATTGGTGGAGAGCCATTGGGTACACGCTACAAATGGTGGAATTTTGTCTCTAGCCGACCAGAGCGAATAGAGAAAGCTAAAGCCGATTGGCGAGACTGTCGCTTTGCTACTGTGCCAGATGAAACAGAGTTGATTCCACTCCCTGAAGTGGCGACAGAGGCTAATCCTTTGTAATTAGGCCGCTCTCCGGTATTGG comes from the Nostoc sp. PCC 7120 = FACHB-418 genome and includes:
- the msrA gene encoding peptide-methionine (S)-S-oxide reductase MsrA gives rise to the protein MELKIGSTEAPMEKATFGAGCFWGVEAAFRKVKGVVSTSVGYMGGHFPNPCYLDVLSRITGHAEVVQIEYDPQLVSYEDLLAVFWDIHDPTTLNRQGPDKGEQYRSVIFFHNEQQAEAAQQSKAKVQVSGRFELDIVTEIKHKSEYYLATEEHQQYFEKQAKR
- a CDS encoding pirin family protein encodes the protein MAILQLIEPEVKDLGGFVARRSLPYPHRQMVGPFIFFDHLGPSVLPPNKGIDVRPHPHINIATLTYLFDGSIMHRDSLGIVQEIQPGAVNWMTAGKGIVHSERSPDFDRHNEANIHGIQTWIALPVEYEETEPWFTHYPDENLPTWDENNVTIKLIAGEAHGYTSPVKVFSPILYLDGLLSANGHFTIPTGYSERAVYSVTEGLSINDQPLEPYRLAILESGHEVKVSATDTARCIVIGGEPLGTRYKWWNFVSSRPERIEKAKADWRDCRFATVPDETELIPLPEVATEANPL